One Henriciella litoralis genomic window carries:
- a CDS encoding AAA family ATPase, with amino-acid sequence MLDNVTRFEREFADRTLGPETPSKKPAAFFSAADFDGEEIPARRWLVQDMIPFRTTTLMSGDGGTGKSQLSLQLAASTALALAWIGREVFQGTALFFTAEDERDELHRRLASIANVYGARFSDMDRLRICSVAGDTALLANEVADTLQPSPLYEAIEAEAARQRPALIVIDTLADVYPANENDRAKVRQFVQLLNRLAMRFDCAVVLLSHPSLAGMSSGSGLSGSTAWNGSVRSRLYFKRIIETGEEKEADPDARVLTTMKANYARTGDEVFLRWHDGVFINEGAVPSIGEGVKAERVFLKLLRAMERQGRTVSPNRSNTYAPTVFAGMPDAEGVKRPAFTKAMESLLSQERIEVVKEGPPSKQRTHLKTVEGVE; translated from the coding sequence ATGCTGGATAATGTCACCCGCTTCGAGCGCGAATTTGCAGACCGCACGCTAGGGCCTGAAACGCCGTCCAAGAAGCCCGCCGCTTTCTTTTCAGCTGCCGATTTTGACGGCGAGGAGATTCCCGCGCGGCGCTGGCTTGTCCAAGACATGATCCCTTTCCGCACGACGACGCTTATGTCGGGTGATGGCGGCACCGGCAAATCCCAGCTTTCGCTTCAGCTGGCTGCATCTACCGCGCTTGCGCTTGCCTGGATCGGTCGGGAAGTTTTCCAAGGAACAGCCTTATTCTTCACGGCTGAGGATGAACGTGACGAGCTTCACAGACGGCTCGCCAGCATAGCCAATGTCTACGGCGCGCGCTTTTCAGACATGGACAGGCTCCGCATTTGCAGCGTTGCAGGTGACACGGCCCTTCTGGCAAACGAAGTCGCTGACACGCTTCAACCGTCACCGCTCTACGAGGCAATCGAGGCTGAGGCAGCAAGGCAGCGCCCGGCACTAATCGTTATCGACACGCTGGCAGATGTTTATCCAGCCAATGAGAACGACCGCGCCAAAGTCCGGCAATTTGTCCAGCTGCTGAACCGGCTGGCGATGCGCTTTGACTGTGCGGTTGTCCTGCTGTCGCATCCATCCCTCGCCGGTATGTCCAGCGGATCGGGCCTAAGCGGTTCAACCGCCTGGAACGGCTCTGTGCGCTCTCGTCTCTATTTCAAGCGCATTATTGAAACCGGGGAGGAAAAAGAGGCCGATCCTGACGCGCGTGTTCTGACAACCATGAAGGCTAACTATGCCCGCACGGGTGACGAGGTTTTCCTGCGTTGGCATGACGGCGTGTTTATAAATGAAGGCGCCGTGCCTAGCATCGGTGAGGGCGTGAAGGCGGAGCGTGTTTTCCTGAAGCTGCTTCGCGCTATGGAACGGCAAGGTCGCACGGTGAGCCCTAATCGCTCGAATACGTACGCGCCGACTGTGTTTGCAGGCATGCCGGACGCTGAGGGCGTGAAGAGACCGGCGTTCACAAAAGCGATGGAGTCGCTGCTTTCTCAAGAGCGGATCGAGGTGGTCAAAGAAGGCCCACCATCAAAGCAGCGCACCCATCTAAAGACTGTGGAGGGCGTCGAGTGA
- a CDS encoding terminase TerL endonuclease subunit, which produces MLTSTKAIRFLETLEIPEGPKAGELIKLAPYQKKFVKGALADGVSVAALSIGRGNAKTALSAGLALGEVKGEWDDQPRREVVIAARTRDQARIAFDFCVGFIRGLSEDEQAQFTIRRSPKLEIEFEDENGSHFIRAIAADGKSALGSAPTLVLMDERGHWAADQGDALEHALLSGLGKRGGRALIISTSAADDAHPFSVWLDEEQEGVYVQEHRPPPGLPADDLESLKEANPGAAYGIGSSLDWLQAQARRAIARGGSTLTSFRLYNRNERVSGENRDVLLTVDEWLGCEVSEPPARQGQVVIGIDLGGSASMTAAAFYWPETGRLEALGTFPSKPSLLDRGQRDGVSGRYVEMQDRGELSTLGAQTVPVAEWLGEVMAHVEGETVAALTADRYKQAELGEAIDKAGIRCPVVWRGQGFRDGGEDCERFRRAAFDGKVQTIPSLLLRSAFADAVTLRDPANNLKLAKARSTGRIDAAAATVLAVAEGARIMGRPSHKGGRFAWG; this is translated from the coding sequence ATGCTGACCTCTACAAAGGCGATCCGTTTTCTAGAAACGCTGGAAATCCCTGAAGGTCCGAAGGCTGGCGAACTAATCAAGCTGGCACCCTACCAGAAGAAATTCGTGAAAGGCGCGCTTGCCGATGGCGTTTCGGTGGCCGCTTTGTCGATTGGACGCGGCAACGCCAAGACGGCCCTTTCCGCTGGCCTTGCCCTGGGCGAAGTAAAAGGCGAATGGGATGACCAGCCGCGCCGGGAAGTGGTCATTGCTGCGAGAACCCGCGATCAGGCCCGCATTGCTTTTGATTTTTGCGTGGGCTTCATTCGCGGCCTGTCAGAAGACGAACAAGCGCAATTCACAATCCGCCGTTCGCCTAAACTCGAAATCGAATTTGAAGACGAGAACGGCAGTCACTTCATTCGCGCGATTGCTGCCGATGGCAAATCAGCTCTGGGGTCTGCCCCGACGCTTGTGCTTATGGATGAGCGCGGCCATTGGGCCGCCGATCAAGGAGATGCGTTGGAACACGCGCTCTTGTCCGGTCTGGGCAAGCGCGGCGGCCGGGCGCTTATCATTTCCACGTCAGCCGCTGACGATGCTCACCCCTTTTCTGTCTGGCTGGATGAGGAACAAGAGGGCGTTTACGTCCAAGAGCATCGCCCGCCGCCGGGCCTGCCTGCCGATGATCTGGAAAGCCTGAAAGAAGCTAATCCGGGCGCTGCCTATGGGATCGGCTCAAGTCTGGACTGGCTTCAGGCACAAGCCCGCCGGGCAATTGCACGGGGCGGCTCAACGCTGACGAGCTTCAGGCTCTACAATCGAAATGAGCGCGTTTCAGGCGAAAACCGCGACGTGCTGCTGACCGTGGATGAATGGCTGGGCTGCGAGGTATCCGAACCGCCCGCCCGTCAAGGGCAGGTGGTGATCGGCATCGACCTTGGCGGCTCTGCCAGCATGACGGCAGCGGCTTTCTACTGGCCAGAAACTGGACGCCTGGAGGCACTGGGCACATTCCCGTCAAAGCCTTCTCTTCTGGACCGTGGCCAGCGTGACGGGGTGTCTGGCCGCTACGTCGAGATGCAAGATCGCGGCGAGCTTTCGACGCTTGGTGCGCAAACCGTGCCGGTCGCGGAATGGCTTGGCGAGGTGATGGCCCATGTCGAGGGCGAAACCGTCGCGGCGCTGACTGCCGATCGGTATAAACAGGCGGAACTTGGCGAGGCGATCGACAAGGCGGGCATCCGGTGTCCAGTTGTCTGGCGGGGGCAGGGCTTCCGTGACGGCGGCGAAGATTGCGAACGCTTCCGCCGCGCGGCCTTCGACGGCAAGGTGCAAACCATTCCGTCGCTACTGCTGCGATCTGCTTTCGCGGATGCTGTGACGCTTCGCGATCCCGCCAACAATCTGAAATTGGCCAAGGCCCGTTCAACCGGCCGCATTGATGCGGCGGCGGCAACAGTGCTGGCGGTGGCTGAAGGTGCCCGGATCATGGGGCGGCCGTCTCACAAGGGGGGCCGGTTCGCATGGGGTTGA